DNA sequence from the Tachysurus fulvidraco isolate hzauxx_2018 chromosome 1, HZAU_PFXX_2.0, whole genome shotgun sequence genome:
ATGACATTTTGTTCAGGAGGGAGCACGAAGAAGTTCAACTTACCTACGCAGCAAAAAGCCATTAAGGGAAAGACAAGATCTTTTGCAGCACTATGCAATTCTACCTGTGCAGATCTCCTTACACAGACAACTTTATTTAAGCACTCAGGCATGGAAAGTCTCAAACCCATGCAATGCAAAACCATTTCCTGACTACTTACGTCAAAGTATGCGGCAAACATGTCATCTGACTCTGTAAACATGTCAGGAGCTGATTGCTTCTTTGGATTACCCCCTAGAAGAGAAAAAatgggaggaaaaaataaaaagaaaaaagaatttaatgTTCATCtacaaaaaataatcagaaatatcATGACCCTGCCACAACACAGTTAATAATTGGTGTATTTTGTTCTTTAAACGTCGTTTATGATCAAAATCTTATCTGGTATTTGAGGTTCACTATCAGGTTTGTTTTGGTGTCATTAAACCAAagtaataattacatttctgCAGACAGAAAGTATTAATAGACTACAAAgcacttttacttcagtaactTTATCCTTGTCagggaattttttttctcttcaaaaTGGCAAATAACCATCACATAATCAAGATAACAGCCAATAAAGTGGCTGCATGTCAGCACATAATTAATGAAATGGAGACAAAGAGAAAATTCTCTCTATGTGTCCATTAATGAAATGGAGACATAGAGAAAATCACCAAGAAAATTTGCATCTTTTCCATCTAGTGTCTTTTTTTATGATAACTTCGACTACATAATAAAACTTACCGTCTTTTTCCTGGGTGAGCAGATTGTGTTTCGCCTTAATGTTGGCCTCGAAGGTGTCCAGGTTCTCTTGCTCATAAGCCTTTACATCAGCTGCAACTCGCTCTAGAACATCTTCTGGTGAGGGAGAGCGGCTGTGAGAGCTACTCTGAGGACTGGCAGGCTCTGACTTGCTGTTGTCCTCGTATGCTTCCTTATATTTCTGCATGGGACATAAACATGGTCAAAAGGTTTTCAGCATTGAACAAGTTTGCTTTACTGCAGATGAATAGCCTGCCAGTATTCTGAATTGCATGCAGACTTTAGAGCTTGTCTACTGTAGGCCTGGACTGCTTTGGTTGGAGGCTAAATTCGAAAAACCATGATCTCTGAATGCTAAATTTCAGATGAGCTTTGAGAATGCGAGCCGGCATGCCACGAGTACATTAAAGTTACTCTGCACCATTTTTGGTCAGACGTCGTTTTTGCACATTATATTGAGCAATGGATAAATCCACTCTTCTGGTCAGCACTCTGACATGATAAGCCATAACTAAAAGTGGAAATGagaaatatttcttaaaaattaATCAATCAACAGCTTAAATCTAATACAGAATTATTCAGACCTGTTAAAAACATTTGGAAGGGAGCTACTCTGACCTTTGGCTATGCCATTCAGACAATTGGGGCTTTGTATAAAGCTGTATTCATTCTTGCCTCAATTCTGACAAGTCTCCCCATCACTGTGAAGCACCCAATACCACTATGCTGTAATTACCATTGTTCACCatgaagatgttttttttttcttctttacccATTTGGCATTTGATGTGCAGTAACTTTGTTGCTACTTAAGTCCCTCAAGTGCCCTTCCCTAGATCACTGTCTTGATGCAGTTAGATTATGGATGTATATGGAGTTCGAAAAACTTAAAGGGTTGtttaaataacacactgatttgtacatacaaaaatGTGTGCCTTTCCTGAACAATGTCCAATCAGCTGAAACTGTCACTGAGACTACAGTCAATTGCTAGAAAAAATCTAATCAAACAGGATGCACCTGAGCTCAAATTTAGGTCGgaatacttcatttttttaaacatttaaatttcatCAGATATGGTTAGAAACCTtgagaaaccttgagaaaatGGAGGTGTAAATCTTTCACAAACACCAATAACAAAAAGACAGCTTTATCAgtcctgttatttatttgtctcaaagcatgtgCTGATCGACTGGCTCCTATTTTCACCAATATCTTCAATAGATCTCTGGAGCTGTGTCAAGTCCCCTCCTGCTTAAACTCTCCACAATCTTCCCGGTccccaagaaaccctccatcactggactAAATGACTACAGGCATGTTgctctgacatctgttgtcatgaagacctttgaacagCTGGTATTGGCCCACCTAAAGTCTGTCACAGAACTgatgctggatcccctacagtttgcctaccaTGCAAACAGGTCAGTGGACGACGCAGTCAACATCggactgcactacattctgcatACATGGACTGCCCAGGGATATACGCCCGGattctgtttgttgactttagttcggcttttaatactataattccGGAAATTCTTCACTCTaaactcctaaggctcactaTAACACCTTCCATcggtcagtggatcaccagcttcctgacagacaggaaacaacaggagagactgggaggtgtcacctccagcattcggacaatcagcactggcgctccacagggatgtgtcctctccccactgctattctccctctacactaatgactgcacttcaagtgacccaactgttaaactcctgaagtttgcagatgatactacgctcatctGTCTCATCCAAGGTGGCGATGAGTGCATACCGAGAGGAGGTAAAgtggctggtgctatggtgcagtcagaacagtctggagctatacaccctcaaaactgtggagatgatagtggactttaggaaagacccctcaacactactccccctcacaatatctaacagtcatctgtggaggccttcaagtttctgggcactaccatttcccaagacctgaaatgggagtgcaacataaaatctgtcatcaaaaaggcccagcagaggatgtactttctacgccaattaaggaagtacggtctgccacaggagctgttgatgctgttctacactgcagtcatggaatctgtcctgtgcacatccatcaccatctggtttggtgcagcaaaaaaacaggacaggaacagactgcaatgcacggttagaacagcagaaaaaataattggcacccccctgcattgttttcttgtatagtattgtgttatttatgtctgtacctttgagagtcacaaactgctggaaccaaattccttgtgcgtgtcaacacacttggccaataaatctgattctgattctgatattacCTGTACAATTGCCAAGCGCTGGAGTCTCCTTTGCTCTATCAGTgcctcctcatcctcttcatccACATCATAATCTTCCAAACTACATGCAAACAAAATCCGTAATTATGCTTTGTGTAAATGCATAAATGCCTGGAATCACCAAATATACAAAACTGACAGCTCTTATGCACTTACACGTCTTCATCTGATTCATCCTGATCGGCTTTCATGCCTTCCGACAGACTGCCCTTAAACTTATCATCCTTCTCCCTGCTTCTTTTCTTCCGCTCCTGAGATCCTGAGCGTGCCTGATACCTGTAGCCCATCCTTCCCCGCTCCACAGACCTAAGGCAACAGcagtgaaagtaaaaaaataaataaataaacaaataaaaatgactccAGTTTAAAACTGTTAAGTGATAAACCCAGGAGAACTCAGGAGGCCtccggagaaaaaaaaatcattacactAGAATTAAACTGAGAGACATCTTGCACAGACCTTCGTCTGGGAAGAGGAGATCTGCTGGTGCGTCTCCTGGGAGAACGGCTCGGCCTTCCTCTGGAGCCGAGAGAGGGATTCGGCCCACTGCAGCTGGCTGCCTCATCACGGGACCGCATCCTGTAGGGCACACATTTACATGAGGGAAGACcaatataaaaatgaagaaaaatgtcAATTATTATTGAGAATAGCATTGATTATTAGCATTTCAACTATTTCACCCCTTGTGCCCATGCAGCATAAACACTGGGGTGATGGTCATGAGGTCAAATAAACAGGAGGATAAATGCATGAGgtcaaaaacaattaaaaattctttgtgtgtgacaccttaaattaatcattttagaTCTCTTCAATATCATTGTGCAGACCATGATTGATCCATGCTAAAAAGGAAAACAACTTATAAATATAAGTTaacttattaatataaacttaaaaatatataacatataaataagCGCATCTGCTTGATTCAAACCTGTTGGGCGAGAGTCTCTGTCGGTCGGATTCTCTCCGTCTTCTATCAGTAGAGCGAGAACGTTCCCTTCTGGCTGGAGATCTGTTGCGGGGGGCAGATCGAAAGTTGGAAGGCTGTTGAGGGGAATGGCGTTCCCTGCTCCGGCGAGAGGATCTATCCCGGATTGGACTGTGGATGTGCCTTCTGTGGGGGGATCTGTTTTCCTTGCCTGATGAGACCTCCTTACAAGGAGACTTGGCTGATGGGTTGTCCCTGTCCCGCTTGCGGTCAGGCTCAGGTAATCTTCTATGTCTGTCTTTTGAACTGGAGCGTCTTACCTTCTCTGGTGATTTGGCATGGTCAGTACTTCTGGTCCCAGGCTGGCgaaatgaagatgaagagtCTCTTTTACTTCCCTGTTCTGTCTCTGCAGAGCCTGACTGGGAATCCTTATGGGTGTTATTCTGTTTCCTGGATAATGTAGGAGATCTGGATTTTGTACGACCACCTCTGGACTGCTGCATGTTATGGGATGGCTTCTTCTCTAAAGATGGGCATGGACCttgagttttgtgtttgttatctGAATCTGACTCAGGTCTACTCTTTTTTCTATCTGATTTATGTTGGATAGCTGCCTCCTCTTCAGACTTGCTTCTACTACGCCGCCAAGGACCCATTCTTTCCTCATCTATAGAACTGTCCTGACTTTGTTCTGTGTCTTTAGCAACAGACTGGCTTTCTGGTCCCCCAGGCATATGAAGCTGTTCTAGATTCTCCCTCTGCTCATCCCTATTACATGTCCGCTCCAGCACATCCATATCCTCATCTGAGCCTGAGTTATATCCCTGCAGTATCAGTCCCATTCCTGAGTGAACTCTTCCCTCCATCAGCTCATTATCGAGCTCTGCTTGGATCAGGGCCCTTTGCTTTTCCAAATCCTCCAGGGCTGCTAGGTCATCCAACCTGGTCTTCTTCAGTGCCACAGTTTCATCTGCGACCTCGACGCCCCTGTCATCCACCCTGGAGGAATCTCTGTGTTTGCGCTTTTTatgcttgtgtttgtgcttg
Encoded proteins:
- the prpf4ba gene encoding serine/threonine-protein kinase PRP4 homolog, with the protein product METMINDAVNHFASNNVSGEEEENRLGACKENESMEKHKRKKHKHHSKHRKHKHLSLEEKEHRHKHKHKHKKRKHRDSSRVDDRGVEVADETVALKKTRLDDLAALEDLEKQRALIQAELDNELMEGRVHSGMGLILQGYNSGSDEDMDVLERTCNRDEQRENLEQLHMPGGPESQSVAKDTEQSQDSSIDEERMGPWRRSRSKSEEEAAIQHKSDRKKSRPESDSDNKHKTQGPCPSLEKKPSHNMQQSRGGRTKSRSPTLSRKQNNTHKDSQSGSAETEQGSKRDSSSSFRQPGTRSTDHAKSPEKVRRSSSKDRHRRLPEPDRKRDRDNPSAKSPCKEVSSGKENRSPHRRHIHSPIRDRSSRRSRERHSPQQPSNFRSAPRNRSPARRERSRSTDRRRRESDRQRLSPNRMRSRDEAASCSGPNPSLGSRGRPSRSPRRRTSRSPLPRRRSVERGRMGYRYQARSGSQERKKRSREKDDKFKGSLSEGMKADQDESDEDVLEDYDVDEEDEEALIEQRRLQRLAIVQKYKEAYEDNSKSEPASPQSSSHSRSPSPEDVLERVAADVKAYEQENLDTFEANIKAKHNLLTQEKDGGNPKKQSAPDMFTESDDMFAAYFDSARLRAAGIGKDFKENPSLKDNWTDAEGYYRVNIGEMLDKRYDVYGYTGQGVFSNVIRARDLARAGQEVAVKIIRNNELMQKTGLKELEFLKKLNDADPDDKFHCVRLFRHFYHKQHLCLVFEPLSMNLREVLKKYGKDVGLHIKAVRSYSQQIFLALKLLKRCNILHADIKPDNILVNESKTILKLCDFGSASHIAENDITPYLVSRFYRAPEIIIGKPYDYGIDMWSVGCTLYELYTGKILFPGKTNNHMLKLAMDLKGKMPNKMIRKGLFKDQHFDQNLNFLYTEVDKVTEREKVTVMSSINPTKDLLNDMIGRQRLPEDQRKKVVQLKDLIDQILVLDPAKRISINQALQHPYIQERM